The Setaria italica strain Yugu1 chromosome IX, Setaria_italica_v2.0, whole genome shotgun sequence genome has a window encoding:
- the LOC101775108 gene encoding uncharacterized protein LOC101775108 isoform X1 — protein sequence MAAPFFSTPFQPYVYQSQQGSVTAFQISGGDVQVLQVMLKSQEKLTAKPGTMCYMSGNMQMDNNYLPENDGGVWQWIFGKSVSSTVFFNTGSDDGYVGIAAPFPGRILPVDLANFGGELLCHADAFLCSVNDVSVTSTVEPRPRNIEIGAEMILKQKLRGQGMAFLVGGGSVMQKILAPQEVITVDAACIVAMTTTINFQLKSPNQLRRAVFGGENQLTASLTGPGVVFIQSLPFHRLSQRIASSRSVVGPSLRDNPKFFIQIVMFFFLAYVMIVSSIILTDV from the exons ATGGCCGCACCCTTCTTCTCCACTCCCTTCCAGCCCTACGTCTACCAG AGCCAGCAAGGATCTGTGACGGCGTTTCAGATATCCGGAGGAGATGTGCAGGTCCTGCAG GTGATGTTGAAATCTCAGGAGAAGTTAACTGCAAAACCAG GTACAATGTGCTACATGTCCGGGAACATGCAGATGGACAATAATTACTTGCCTGAAAATGATGGAGGCGTGTGGCAGTGGATTTTTGGGAAAAGCGTAAGCAGCACCGTTTTCTTCAATACTGGATCCGATGATGGATATGTCGGGATTGCTGCACCATTTCCTGGGAGGATACTGCCG GTAGATCTAGCAAACTTTGGTGGAGAACTTCTTTGCCAT GCAGATGCTTTTCTGTGTTCAGTCAATGATGTGTCAGTCACCAGTACAGTTGAGCCACGACCACGGAATATTGAGATTGGTGCAGAG ATGATCCTTAAACAAAAGCTTAGGGGCCAGGGGATGGCTTTTCTTGTCGGCGGTGGATCAG TCATGCAGAAAATCCTTGCTCCCCAAGAGGTTATTACTGTTGATGCTGCTTGTATTGTGGCTATGACAACTACCATCAACTTCCAATTGAAGAGCCCTAACCAACTTAGAAGAGCAGTCTTTGGG GGTGAAAACCAGCTAACAGCATCTCTCACGGGACCAGGTGTTGTTTTCATTCAGAGTCTGCCCTTCCATCGGCTCTCACAGCGGATTGCCAG CAGTAGATCAGTGGTGGGCCCAAGTTTGAGGGACAACCCGAAGTTCTTCATCCAGATTGTcatgttcttcttcctggccTATGTCATGATTGTATCATCTATAATTCTTACAGATGTTTAG
- the LOC101776332 gene encoding uncharacterized protein LOC101776332: protein MEVEAVSCECCGLEEECTGEYIGGVRAYFGGRWLCGLCSEAVKYEAGKCAGAGAGDVEEAVRAHMAICRTLKSGGPAGRVADGMRQMLRTASWKKAAAAAAASPAPSPRGHHRASPVSVGL, encoded by the coding sequence atggaggtggaggcggtcaGCTGCGAGTGCtgcgggctggaggaggagtgCACGGGGGAGTACATCGGCGGCGTGCGGGCCTACTTCGGGGGCAGGTGGCTGTGCGGGCTGTGCTCGGAGGCCGTCAAGTACGAGGCCGGCAAgtgcgcgggcgccggcgccggcgacgtcgagGAGGCCGTGCGCGCGCACATGGCCATCTGCCGCACGCTCAagagcggcgggccggcggggcGAGTCGCCGACGGCATGCGCCAGATGCTGCGCACCGCGTCCTGGAAgaaggcggccgcggccgccgcggcgtccccggcgccgtcgccgagggGGCACCACCGCGCCTCGCCGGTGTCCGTCGGGCTCTGA
- the LOC101776734 gene encoding tRNA (guanine-N(7)-)-methyltransferase non-catalytic subunit wdr4, whose translation MEDTAVEEAEVSGAAEFAPALIAAHPHGNSVAVAIGPELRVFDLKVGSPVLLSDDCGGRSHSDAIRAICFSVSGALFASAGDDKLVKVWKTDSWRCIRTITSEKRVSAVAISNDDLYVTFADKFGVVWLVTLGEDGTEQVSVDNKPVSILGHYCSIITSMNFSPDGRFIATADRDSKIRVTLFPKNPLKGAREIQSFCLGHTDFVSCIAFTNISENQSFLISGGGDSTVRLWDHINGCLLDTCQVRDKMEELLELNETDDSSLAIADIRPSNDGSLVAVAIQSFNGVMLLACDLVGKKLSFLKVITMEKSYIPTSLASSFSSELLWTVMGASNMPNQASSQLLTRLRIIRRFQKDLLSSDNCPAILEDSEVPHGEKLLLALQGSLDVAKQEEVLASVLAALKVSMHKMLVKKHYSEERREQRKRGRNDKKIKS comes from the exons ATGGAGGACACAGCTGTCGAGGAGGCCGAGgtgagcggcgcggcggagtTCGCGCCGGCGCTCATCGCCGCCCACCCGCACGGAAACTCTGTTGCCGTCGCCATCGGCCCTGAGCTCCGCGTGTTCGATCTCAA GGTTGGTTCTCCAGTTTTATTGTCAGATGATTGTGGCGGCCGTTCTCATTCAGACGCTATAAGAGCTATTTGCTTTAGTGTGAGTGGTGCTTTATTTGCATCCGCTGGTGACGACAAACTTGTGAAGGTTTGGAAAACTGATTCGTGGCGTTGCATCCGGACTAT AACTTCAGAGAAGAGGGTCAGTGCAGTTGCTATTAGCAACGATGACCTGTATGTAACTTTTGCAGATAAGTTTGGTGTTGTTTGGTTAGTCACTCTGGGGGAAGATGGTACAGAACAAGTTTCAGTTGATAACAAACCTGTGTCAATTCTTGGTCACTACTGTAGTATCATCACTAGTATG AATTTTTCACCAGATGGGCGGTTCATTGCTACTGCTGATAGGGACTCCAAAATACGA GTAACGTTATTCCCAAAGAATCCTCTTAAAGGGGCCCGCGAAATACAAAGCTTTTGCCTTGGACATACAGA CTTTGTGTCATGCATCGCCTTCACAAACATTTCTGAAAATCAGAGCTTTCTTATATCAGGAGGAGGTGATTCAACT GTTCGCTTGTGGGACCACATAAATGGATGTCTCCTTGATACGTGCCAAGTCAGAGACAAG ATGGAAGAGCTCTTGGAATTGAATGAAACAGATGATAGCAGTCTAGCCATTGCAGATATACGTCCGAGTAATGATGGCTCATTGGTTGCTGTAGCTATTCAAAG TTTCAATGGCGTAATGCTTTTAGCATGTGATTTAGTAGGAAAGAAGTTATCTTTCCTAAAG GTGATTACAATGGAAAAGAGCTATATTCCTACTAGCTTAGCATCCAGCTTCTCATCAGAACTCCTATGGACTGTCATGGGTGCATCAAACATGCCCAACCAGGCTTCCTCCCAGTTATTAACTCGTTTAAGGATCATTCGTCGCTTCCAAAAGGATCTGCTATCTTCCGATAACTGTCCTGCAATCCTTGAAGACAGTGAGGTACCACACGGTGAGAAGCTCCTTTTGGCGCTGCAAGGAAGCCTCGACGTTGCAAAGCAAGAGGAGGTGTTAGCCTCAGTGCTGGCCGCGCTGAAGGTTTCGATGCACAAGATGCTGGTGAAGAAGCACTACTcggaagagaggagggagcaGCGGAAACGGGGCAGGAACGACAAGAAGATCAAGAGCTAG
- the LOC101775108 gene encoding uncharacterized protein LOC101775108 isoform X2 — translation MAAPFFSTPFQPYVYQSQQGSVTAFQISGGDVQVLQVMLKSQEKLTAKPGTMCYMSGNMQMDNNYLPENDGGVWQWIFGKSVSSTVFFNTGSDDGYVGIAAPFPGRILPVDLANFGGELLCHADAFLCSVNDVSVTSTVEPRPRNIEIGAEMILKQKLRGQGMAFLVGGGSVMQKILAPQEVITVDAACIVAMTTTINFQLKSPNQLRRAVFGGENQLTASLTGPGVVFIQSLPFHRLSQRIASRSVVGPSLRDNPKFFIQIVMFFFLAYVMIVSSIILTDV, via the exons ATGGCCGCACCCTTCTTCTCCACTCCCTTCCAGCCCTACGTCTACCAG AGCCAGCAAGGATCTGTGACGGCGTTTCAGATATCCGGAGGAGATGTGCAGGTCCTGCAG GTGATGTTGAAATCTCAGGAGAAGTTAACTGCAAAACCAG GTACAATGTGCTACATGTCCGGGAACATGCAGATGGACAATAATTACTTGCCTGAAAATGATGGAGGCGTGTGGCAGTGGATTTTTGGGAAAAGCGTAAGCAGCACCGTTTTCTTCAATACTGGATCCGATGATGGATATGTCGGGATTGCTGCACCATTTCCTGGGAGGATACTGCCG GTAGATCTAGCAAACTTTGGTGGAGAACTTCTTTGCCAT GCAGATGCTTTTCTGTGTTCAGTCAATGATGTGTCAGTCACCAGTACAGTTGAGCCACGACCACGGAATATTGAGATTGGTGCAGAG ATGATCCTTAAACAAAAGCTTAGGGGCCAGGGGATGGCTTTTCTTGTCGGCGGTGGATCAG TCATGCAGAAAATCCTTGCTCCCCAAGAGGTTATTACTGTTGATGCTGCTTGTATTGTGGCTATGACAACTACCATCAACTTCCAATTGAAGAGCCCTAACCAACTTAGAAGAGCAGTCTTTGGG GGTGAAAACCAGCTAACAGCATCTCTCACGGGACCAGGTGTTGTTTTCATTCAGAGTCTGCCCTTCCATCGGCTCTCACAGCGGATTGCCAG TAGATCAGTGGTGGGCCCAAGTTTGAGGGACAACCCGAAGTTCTTCATCCAGATTGTcatgttcttcttcctggccTATGTCATGATTGTATCATCTATAATTCTTACAGATGTTTAG
- the LOC101775927 gene encoding uncharacterized protein LOC101775927 — MSYSKPGHASGRDAVFWSDKMNEYLIDSLLHQQSIGNRGEARFFSVAYDSIVTGVGERFGVAIDRNNIKNRLKYIKESFYECRNILSEDTRIKWCPESRRFNADPNVWRELIQRKPEAKKWMTKTIDHYDRLMELFGKEREKCLVVESSKDTPKKKARTEPPKQQRLQRTPLNGHSVAESSNKLSQKRESSDKLSQKKESADKMANKSEIPDEAITNVEVDLSELCRTENGIVAIPVRANTYGKGLPYAPDNWPCSGDIWYWKVGNRASGAGHWADRYLTPPSRFREATRKRVGFASRIQVEEFIKREFPDVDPSTFFSMFIWKIPAEGHRIQKGTQQVRLHEPEPVMADPVFPCKARNNLCNLEREGFIESAPAQACNICCTVPGFCRECCCILCNRTIDYSFGSYSCIKCEAVVEENYICGHVAHLDCALRCYMAGTVGGTIGLDVQYYCRRCDNKTNLMMHVEKLMETCQSLESRDDIERILNMGLCLLRGSRQMRAKGLENHMGSAMAKLKCGVDLVEVWKVENNEGGATLCAGENSPHTSGVTVLGTRQVSEVGMLTEHPDLIDPNDLGIAVENLPVYNPGDPNTISAKFEDEIDLALQELKKSQEAEYRVAEQRLYSQKDRILSLYRQLEYERAQLSDPMPLSDTSQYGVLLANVLSRVHQSKCEEEKFKCMLKVAGGFGKAPESVTKEFFGLPADK, encoded by the exons ATGTCCTACAGTAAACCCGGCCATGCTTCAGGCCGGGACGCGGTGTTCTGGTCGGATAAAATGAACGAGTATCTAATCGATTCGCTGCTTCACCAGCAATCCATTGGGAACAGGGGTGAGGCCAGGTTCTTCTCGGTAGCATATGATAGCATCGTCACTGGTGTCGGTGAAAGGTTTGGGGTGGCCATTGACCGGAACAATATCAAAAACCGCCTCAAGTATATCAAGGAATCGTTCTACGAGTGCAGGAACATTCTTAGTGAAGACACTCGGATTAAGTGGTGCCCAGAGAGCAGAAGATTCAATGCCGATCCAAATGTTTGGAGGGAGTTGATCCAG AGAAAACCGGAAGCAAAAAAATGGATGACAAAGACGATTGACCATTATGATAGGTTAATGGAGTTATTTGGTAAAGAGAGGGAGAAATGTCTGGTTGTCGAGAGTTCAAAAGATACCCCGAAGAAAAAGGCGCGAACAGAACCACCAAAGCAGCAGAGACTTCAACGTACTCCATTAAATGGCCATTCCGTTGCTGAAAGTTCAAATAAGCTTTCGCAAAAAAGAGAAAGTTCAGATAAGCtttcgcaaaaaaaagaaagtgcaGATAAAATGGCGAACAAAAGTGAG ATCCCTGACGAGGCAATAACAAATGTGGAAGTTGATTTGTCAGAATTGTGCAGAACTGAGAATGGCATTGTTGCCATACCTGTTCGTGCCAATACATATGGTAAAGGTTTGCCCTATGCTCCTGACAATTGGCCATGTTCTGGGGATATATGGTACTGGAAAGTGGGAAACAGGGCTTCTGGAGCGGGCCATTGGGCTGACAG GTATCTTACGCCGCCATCGCGTTTCCGTGAAGCTACTCGTAAGAGAGTAGGATTCGCAAGTAGAATACAAGTTGAAGAATTTATTAAGAGAGAGTTTCCAGATGTTGATCCTAGCACATTCTTTTCTATGTTTATCTGGAAGATCCCTGCTGAAGGACACAGGATCCAAAAAG GCACCCAGCAAGTGAGGCTCCATGAACCTGAACCTGTTATGGCTGATCCAGTGTTCCCATGTAAGGCTAGGAATAACTTGTGCAACCTTGAAAGAGAAGGCTTTATTGAATCAGCACCAGCACAAGCTTGTAATATTTGCTGCACAGTGCCTGGTTTCTGTCGCGAGTGCTGCTGCATTCTCTGTAACAGGACAATTGACTATTCTTTTGGAAGTTACAGCTGCATAAAATGTGAGGCAGTTGTGGAAGAGAACTACATATGTGGGCATGTTGCACACCTTGATTGTGCTCTTCGATGTTACATGGCTGGAACTGTTGGAGGAACTATAGGCTTGGATGTCCAATATTACTGCAGGCGCTGTGATAACAAAACTAACTTAATGATGCATGTGGAGAAACTCATGGAAACATGTCAATCTCTCGAATCAAGGGATGATATTGAGCGTATCCTGAATATGGGCTTATGCCTCCTGCGTGGCTCAAGACAAATGAGAGCAAAAGGCTTGGAGAACCATATGGGATCGGCGATGGCAAAG CTGAAATGTGGGGTTGATCTTGTTGAAGTTTGGAAAGTGGAAAACAACGAGGGTGGGGCAACTCTCTGTGCAG GAGAGAATTCCCCGCATACCAGTGGTGTGACTGTGCTTGGGACTCGGCAAGTTTCTGAAGTGGGTATGTTGACAGAGCATCCTGATCTAATCGATCCAAATGACTTAGGAATTGCTGTGGAAAATCTTCCAGTGTACAATcctggggatccaaacaccattTCTGCCAAATTTGAGGATGAGATAGATCTTGCCCTTCAAGAACTGAAAAAATCTCAGGAAGCGGAATATAGGGTGGCAGAGCAAAGGCTTTATTCTCAAAAAGATCGCATCCTCAGTCTGTATAGGCAGCTTGAGTATGAAAGAGCTCAGCTTTCAGATCCCATGCCCTTATCTGACACTTCACAATATGGTGTGCTCCTTGCCAATGTGTTAAGCCGCGTGCACCAGTCAAAGTGTGAGGAGGAGAAGTTTAAGTGCATGCTGAAAGTTGCTGGTGGATTTGGGAAAGCACCAGAAAGTGTCACCAAGGAGTTCTTTGGGTTACCTGCTGATAAGTAG
- the LOC105915067 gene encoding uncharacterized protein LOC105915067 isoform X2: MYSGTFRMEDHGRPFGGRRAWCCGEGLHRGSAGGLLASPWILRTTIASQPAGHRLYGQMLRCPCTRLCPPHSLLQLQQSWGVVVLLHSHHTCNSRSPVIWSDAPLSMYQVVSTP, translated from the exons ATGTACAGCGGCACCTTTCGGATGGAGGACCACGGGCGCCCGTTCGGCGGCCGACGAGCATGGTGCTGCGGAGAAG GTTTGCACCGTGGAAGCGCTGGTGGCCTGCTGGCTTCACCGTGGATCCTCCGCACCACCATTGCCTCCCAGCCTGCAG GTCACCGGTTATATGGTCAGATGCTCCGCTGTCCATGTACCAGGTTGTGTCCACCCCATAGCTTGTTGCAGCTCCAGCAATCTTGGGGTGTTGTTGTTCTTCTCCATTCTCATCATACATGTAACAGCAG GTCACCGGTTATATGGTCAGATGCTCCGCTGTCCATGTACCAGGTTGTGTCCACCCCATAG
- the LOC105915067 gene encoding uncharacterized protein LOC105915067 isoform X1, giving the protein MYSGTFRMEDHGRPFGGRRAWCCGEGLHRGSAGGLLASPWILRTTIASQPAGHRLYGQMLRCPCTRLCPPHSLLQLQQSWGVVVLLHSHHTCNSRSPVIWSDAPLSMYQVGASWPTFLQIWHCGLLFLPPCLGVLLLLRLKLELKLGPRLFPRPRFPPSPRPW; this is encoded by the exons ATGTACAGCGGCACCTTTCGGATGGAGGACCACGGGCGCCCGTTCGGCGGCCGACGAGCATGGTGCTGCGGAGAAG GTTTGCACCGTGGAAGCGCTGGTGGCCTGCTGGCTTCACCGTGGATCCTCCGCACCACCATTGCCTCCCAGCCTGCAG GTCACCGGTTATATGGTCAGATGCTCCGCTGTCCATGTACCAGGTTGTGTCCACCCCATAGCTTGTTGCAGCTCCAGCAATCTTGGGGTGTTGTTGTTCTTCTCCATTCTCATCATACATGTAACAGCAG GTCACCGGTTATATGGTCAGATGCTCCGCTGTCCATGTACCAG GTAGGAGCTTCATGGCCGACCTTTTTACAGATCTGGCATTGTGGCTTGCTGTTCTTGCCTCCTTGCTTAGGCGTGCTGTTGCTGTTGCGATTGAAGTTGGAATTGAAGTTGGGACCGCGGCTGTTTCCACGGCCACGgtttcctccttctcctcgaCCGTGGTAG
- the LOC101753523 gene encoding uncharacterized protein LOC101753523 produces the protein MDDERKEMDPSPPAAAPPPRRAAAATVSGTPTASRGGSSTGSSCSSNSHPSAPASTGTPPSAVVPWAARAGDSCYYPGCRKDANCACDICLASIDATRDLVRAPEAASARRFFAGAAAAAARGRRPALFCRDRGAGAGEGSELNEPPWTPPMRSTAKSRRAPGQQASGESGGGASGARGSHDWALYAATVLGFLLLLWVDTGLVPEAAARGFGPKLSPEAVARVGAEARLAPGGLEHKLRVLERRVGQLVGGERAANCSSQDSVWRLHQNDQHVFHWRCTVHKSVAEEVSVWGSPLRTSGLLPATLSARHLTLLSGEITEWSDGKVWPTVRASNGSSWAYRRQSASAVRLEPETWVLEYQRSALFEGTRLIPAAAELLASRCSTMARRARRRLQAKRRLFGGAQANPT, from the exons ATGGACGacgagaggaaggagatggatccgtccccaccggcggcggcgccgccgcccaggagggcggccgcggccaccgTCAGCGGCACGCCCACCGCGTCGCGCGGAGGCTCCAGCACgggctcctcctgctcctccaacTCGCACCCGTCCGCCCCCGCCTCCACGGggacgccgccgtcggccgtcgtgccgtgggcggcgcgcgcgggggacAGCTGCTACTACCCCGGGTGCCGCAAGGACGCCAACTGCGCCTGCGACATCTGCCTCGCCAGCATAGATGCCACGCGGGACCTGGTCCGCGCGCCCGAGGCGGCCTCCGCGCGCAGGTTCTttgcgggcgccgccgccgccgccgccaggggccGGAGGCCCGCGCTCTTCTGCCGcgaccgcggcgccggcgcaggggAGGGGTCCGAGCTCAACGAGCCGCCGTGGACGCCGCCGATGCGGTCCACGGCCAAGTCCAGGCGGGCGCCAGGGCAGCAGGCGTCCGGGGAGAGCGGGGGCGGGGCGAGCGGCGCCCGCGGGTCGCATGACTGGGCGCTCTACGCGGCCACGGTCCTTGGGTTCCTGCTCCTGCTGTGGGTGGACACGGGGCTCGTCCcggaggccgcggcgagggGGTTCGGGCCCAAGCTGTCGCCGGAGGCCGTGGCGAGGGTCGGGGCCGAGGCGCGACTAGCGCCTGGCGGCCTAGAACACAAGCTCCGCGTCCTGGAGCGCAGGGTCgggcagctcgtcggcggcgagagGGCCGCCAACTGCAGCTCGCAAGACTCCGTCTGGCGACTCCACCAG AACGATCAGCACGTGTTCCACTGGCGCTGCACGGTGCACAAGTCCGTGGCGGAGGAGGTCAGCGTCTGGGGGAGCCCTCTCCGCACCTCCGGTCTCCTCCCGGCCACGCTCTCGGCGCGGCACCTCACCCTACTCTCCGGCGAGATCACCGAG TGGTCCGACGGGAAGGTGTGGCCGACGGTGCGGGCGAGCAACGGCAGCTCCTGGGCCTACCGGAGGCAGAGCGCGTCGGCGGTGCGGTTGGAGCCGGAGACGTGGGTGCTGGAGTACCAGAGGAGCGCGCTGTTCGAGGGCACGCGGCTTATACCAGCCGCCGCGGAGCTGCTCGCGTCCAGGTGCTCGACgatggcgcggcgggcgcggcgaagGCTGCAGGCAAAGCGGCGGCTTTTCGGTGGCGCACAAGCGAACCCGACCTGA